The Chitinivibrionales bacterium genome window below encodes:
- the folK gene encoding 2-amino-4-hydroxy-6-hydroxymethyldihydropteridine diphosphokinase: MNFAIISAGSNINPEENLEKARTVFQKEQRLVASAIPRATKPVGFAEQPDFLNTVYFIETGLDVTSLNAYCKAVERRLGRVRGPNKFGPRAIDLDIAVFNGAVIDNDVYEREFLRDLILEVAPGMKDALVKK; encoded by the coding sequence ATGAATTTTGCCATCATCAGCGCAGGCTCGAACATCAATCCTGAGGAAAACCTGGAAAAAGCCCGCACTGTATTTCAAAAGGAACAGCGCCTCGTCGCGTCTGCAATACCGCGCGCGACAAAACCGGTGGGATTCGCCGAGCAGCCGGATTTTTTGAACACCGTTTACTTCATTGAGACCGGCCTCGACGTGACCTCGCTCAACGCGTACTGCAAGGCCGTGGAGCGGCGCCTCGGCCGCGTCCGCGGACCGAACAAATTCGGCCCCCGTGCCATTGACCTTGACATAGCGGTATTCAACGGCGCGGTCATTGACAACGATGTATACGAACGGGAATTTCTGCGGGATCTGATACTTGAAGTTGCGCCCGGGATGAAGGACGCGCTTGTCAAAAAATAA
- a CDS encoding nucleoside-diphosphate kinase, with amino-acid sequence MDRKDLEQTLVLIKPDALKNSLTGYVLSQLSEFHTGLRFAGVKVVHVNKMLAEEHYAEHRGKIFYPSLIEYISGKLHYPDEPWKRRVIALVYQGPGAIKKIRDIAGPTNPLQAREKNPGCIRSLGTLAPIKDEAGKILGERMDNLIHASANAADAEREIKLWFRPSDIPPAMHPYMAGESDEHYYYKEGKLFTTHERGSACLLAPGDFAWKSDLDALRLIYKGQKAACSVETVVAKYLINEEWEKE; translated from the coding sequence ATGGACCGTAAAGACCTTGAACAGACCCTTGTGCTCATCAAGCCCGACGCCCTGAAAAATTCCCTCACCGGCTACGTGTTGTCGCAGCTTTCCGAATTCCACACCGGCCTCAGGTTTGCGGGCGTAAAAGTGGTGCATGTGAATAAAATGCTCGCCGAGGAACACTACGCGGAGCACCGCGGCAAGATTTTTTATCCGTCACTCATCGAATATATTTCCGGCAAGCTTCATTATCCCGACGAACCGTGGAAGCGCAGGGTGATCGCGCTTGTATATCAGGGGCCGGGGGCGATAAAAAAAATCCGCGACATTGCGGGACCTACCAATCCGCTGCAGGCCAGGGAAAAAAATCCCGGTTGCATACGCTCGCTGGGAACTCTTGCGCCCATCAAAGATGAAGCGGGCAAGATCCTCGGCGAGCGGATGGACAACCTGATCCACGCCTCCGCCAACGCCGCCGACGCCGAGCGCGAGATAAAACTCTGGTTCAGGCCCAGCGACATCCCGCCCGCCATGCACCCCTACATGGCGGGCGAAAGCGACGAGCATTATTACTATAAAGAAGGCAAGCTTTTCACCACGCACGAGCGGGGCAGCGCTTGCCTGCTCGCGCCCGGCGACTTTGCGTGGAAGAGCGACCTTGACGCGCTGCGGTTGATTTACAAAGGCCAAAAAGCCGCATGTTCGGTGGAGACGGTGGTGGCGAAGTATTTGATTAATGAAGAATGGGAAAAAGAGTGA
- a CDS encoding DUF4982 domain-containing protein, whose amino-acid sequence MKCKILLGMLVVTMLAAVSGFADTYTGETSNRVTVNMGVTPWKFTKSDPGGAQAPTYSDAGWKDVGIPHCWNDTDTFINQASGGGDGSMYGGTNWYRKHFTLDNAYAARKIFIEFEGAHVGASVYVNGTFIPGNSAYNPQCTHVIGFIGFVIDATPYVHFGGADNVLAVRLSKNGATYADPGFSLGFRFGQSDGGIFRPVWMHITDNVHIPMNVYSVLNKWGTYVATTAASDASATVRMLTNVQNDGTADASVSLNTKVVDANSNVVLSLTSTQSVAAGQSYVFDQKGDIANPHLWYPNASTYGTPYMYSVYHIVKVNGTTLDVAQTPLGIRTITWDSDFPYINGHKHLLWGAASRYDYPALGTALPPEIEYRDAKILADAGGRLWRPGHSSCSPGFVAACDAYGIMLIQPSGEGEGAFSTGANASAYTKGLKLELHRDMVVRDRNNPSILAWEASNGDIDPAFADLTRGVSTTWDSLAPRAQSCRGGPGYVVGDLIACTLTGCDAQQKPFHPQCPWWGAESWGRQSSRFAYDWEIWFSAEFLRNWSADITNTTHPFGLCQWYLAETPGEVGNFAEGGSPRSFGSSMMDFNRIPKMLYKIYSAAWLPFSVKPVVFIAHHWNRSGTVRVNVFSNCPTVKLLLNGTDLGNQKPNSDSGVAGQNDFTDQPPTYPTSMPYQCHWDVAWGSGTLLAQGLDASGKVVCTDQKVTAGAADHVVLVVDTPLVKPNGDVFAITANGTDAALILAKVVDANGILCPTASNLVTFAVSGPGNYRGGSDQFVTAGQPLGYHSPLDPELSAEGGMCKVAVRSTFTTGTVTVTATSPGLGSGTASFTVVPVPNNGVVTAVRPAARMNAALTMPALDIRTINGVVKYYVSGPSLVSMEILDARGRVLERTAASRVEAGWHPVAMKGTLGNGKSASGEICFVRLDVGGERFVKRVLMVR is encoded by the coding sequence ATGAAATGCAAAATTCTTTTGGGAATGCTGGTTGTCACGATGCTGGCTGCCGTTTCCGGCTTCGCGGATACCTACACAGGCGAAACGAGCAATAGGGTGACGGTCAACATGGGTGTTACACCCTGGAAATTTACAAAATCCGATCCGGGCGGCGCTCAGGCGCCCACCTACAGCGATGCCGGATGGAAAGATGTTGGGATTCCGCATTGTTGGAACGACACCGACACCTTCATCAATCAGGCGAGCGGCGGCGGTGATGGATCCATGTACGGCGGAACAAACTGGTATCGCAAACATTTCACCCTGGACAACGCGTATGCCGCAAGAAAGATTTTCATAGAATTTGAGGGAGCGCATGTGGGCGCCTCGGTCTACGTAAACGGCACGTTCATTCCCGGCAACAGCGCGTATAATCCTCAATGCACCCATGTGATCGGGTTCATAGGGTTCGTCATTGACGCAACTCCGTATGTGCATTTCGGCGGCGCCGACAATGTTCTCGCGGTGCGCCTCAGCAAGAACGGTGCAACGTACGCCGACCCCGGTTTTTCCCTCGGGTTCCGCTTCGGCCAGTCGGACGGCGGTATTTTCCGGCCCGTATGGATGCACATCACCGACAACGTCCACATACCGATGAACGTGTACTCTGTTCTCAATAAATGGGGAACCTACGTGGCCACCACCGCTGCATCGGATGCCTCCGCCACCGTGCGCATGCTCACCAACGTCCAGAACGACGGGACCGCGGACGCGAGCGTATCGCTCAACACCAAGGTGGTGGACGCGAACAGCAACGTGGTGTTGTCGTTGACAAGCACGCAAAGCGTTGCCGCGGGGCAGAGCTACGTGTTCGACCAGAAGGGCGACATCGCCAATCCGCACCTGTGGTACCCGAACGCCAGCACCTACGGCACGCCGTATATGTACTCGGTGTACCACATAGTCAAGGTCAACGGCACGACGCTCGACGTCGCCCAGACCCCCCTGGGAATACGGACGATCACGTGGGACTCGGACTTCCCCTATATCAACGGCCACAAGCATTTGCTCTGGGGCGCGGCCTCGCGTTACGATTATCCCGCGCTGGGCACCGCGCTGCCTCCCGAGATCGAGTACCGCGACGCGAAGATACTCGCGGACGCCGGCGGCAGACTCTGGAGACCCGGGCATTCATCGTGCAGCCCGGGATTCGTCGCGGCCTGCGATGCCTATGGAATCATGCTCATCCAGCCCAGCGGCGAGGGTGAGGGAGCGTTTTCCACCGGCGCGAACGCGTCCGCCTACACCAAAGGCCTCAAGCTGGAACTGCACAGGGACATGGTCGTTCGGGACAGGAACAATCCTTCCATTCTTGCTTGGGAAGCGAGCAATGGGGACATAGACCCCGCCTTTGCCGATTTGACAAGGGGCGTTTCCACTACCTGGGACTCTCTTGCTCCTCGTGCCCAGTCTTGCCGCGGCGGCCCAGGATACGTGGTCGGCGACCTGATCGCGTGCACCCTCACCGGCTGTGACGCGCAGCAGAAGCCGTTTCATCCGCAATGCCCCTGGTGGGGAGCCGAATCCTGGGGCCGGCAGTCTTCGAGGTTCGCGTACGACTGGGAGATATGGTTTTCCGCGGAGTTTTTGCGGAACTGGTCGGCCGATATAACCAACACCACGCACCCGTTCGGCCTCTGTCAATGGTACCTTGCCGAAACGCCGGGTGAAGTGGGCAACTTTGCGGAGGGAGGCTCGCCGAGGTCGTTCGGGTCTTCGATGATGGATTTCAACCGGATTCCAAAGATGCTTTACAAAATATATTCGGCGGCGTGGCTGCCGTTCTCCGTAAAACCCGTGGTCTTCATCGCCCATCATTGGAACCGTTCGGGCACGGTACGGGTCAATGTGTTCAGCAATTGCCCCACGGTCAAGCTCCTGCTCAACGGCACCGATCTTGGTAACCAGAAGCCCAACTCCGATTCCGGAGTGGCCGGCCAGAACGACTTCACCGATCAACCTCCCACGTATCCCACCTCAATGCCGTACCAGTGCCATTGGGACGTCGCCTGGGGCTCGGGTACGTTGTTGGCCCAAGGCCTTGACGCAAGCGGAAAAGTGGTCTGCACCGACCAGAAAGTAACGGCGGGCGCCGCCGATCACGTGGTTCTGGTCGTGGACACGCCGCTTGTCAAGCCGAACGGCGACGTGTTCGCCATCACCGCCAACGGCACCGATGCGGCGCTGATCCTTGCCAAGGTGGTTGACGCCAACGGCATTTTGTGTCCCACCGCGAGCAACCTTGTAACGTTCGCCGTTTCGGGCCCCGGCAATTATCGCGGCGGCTCAGACCAATTCGTGACCGCGGGCCAGCCTCTCGGCTATCATTCGCCGCTTGATCCCGAGCTTTCCGCGGAAGGCGGCATGTGCAAGGTTGCGGTGCGGTCGACATTCACGACCGGTACCGTGACCGTGACGGCAACCTCGCCCGGGCTCGGCAGCGGCACGGCATCGTTCACCGTTGTCCCGGTGCCGAACAACGGGGTGGTAACCGCGGTGAGGCCGGCGGCGCGTATGAATGCGGCCTTAACCATGCCGGCGCTCGACATTCGGACCATCAACGGCGTGGTGAAGTATTACGTAAGCGGTCCCTCGCTCGTTTCCATGGAGATTCTTGACGCAAGAGGAAGAGTCCTGGAACGGACGGCCGCTTCGAGGGTGGAAGCCGGCTGGCACCCGGTCGCGATGAAGGGAACCCTTGGTAACGGTAAATCCGCAAGCGGTGAAATTTGCTTTGTCCGTCTTGACGTGGGCGGCGAGCGATTTGTCAAGCGCGTGCTCATGGTGCGGTAA
- a CDS encoding desulfoferrodoxin family protein, producing the protein MVQKKTVYKCDGCGVIIESLWNGEESVFCCGKEMKALVANTTDAAREKHVPVIERNGAKIKVKIGSVPHPMTKEHYILFIELIAGKKVLRHDFADGDSVAEAEFLVEENVPVIAREFCNLHGLWAVKQS; encoded by the coding sequence ATGGTACAAAAGAAGACGGTTTATAAATGCGACGGCTGCGGCGTGATCATTGAATCGTTATGGAACGGCGAGGAATCCGTTTTTTGCTGCGGAAAGGAAATGAAGGCCCTGGTGGCAAACACCACCGATGCTGCAAGGGAAAAACATGTCCCGGTCATCGAACGCAATGGCGCTAAAATCAAGGTGAAGATCGGTTCGGTTCCCCACCCCATGACAAAGGAACATTACATTCTTTTTATCGAGCTGATTGCCGGTAAAAAGGTTTTACGGCATGATTTTGCCGACGGCGACAGTGTTGCCGAGGCGGAATTCCTCGTTGAAGAAAATGTGCCGGTTATTGCAAGGGAATTTTGCAACCTTCACGGTCTCTGGGCGGTAAAACAGTCTTGA
- a CDS encoding beta-galactosidase, with the protein MSQKFHPSKFSIVLAASVLTAFCLVINIHELSAASTDPVPPRFFGLHGMGFGSNGIPTPSKPYGLLRTWDHWGCGDISWAGCEPSRGTFSWNAMDKLVDSLKDKNVDILYCFGGTPSWAAASHTAPPTNIQDWDDFVTAFVNRYHASIKFLECWNESMAGEGFYTGTIAQLVQLAQHLYTVTKSVDSTVTVLTPDATGGSYNMSKFYGDYFTAGGGAYADAVAFHGYCSMAGAGTYTYPEEIIGIVGNLKAAMSANGQGSKQIFDTEGNWGDDSNMPTHDDCVAFLARHYLLQWSLGVSSYAWYCWDNNNGDWQWGQLWTPSAGLNAAGIAYQQLYSWMVGATMSQPYTTQGSVFTCGFTRPGGYKAIAVWDTNRTSTSTFTVPNGYIQYRDLAGGIHSLTQTTVAIGIIPILLENQTAASINQNRPEAAYAAQGAMKQPTALYNMRGQMLIRQTSVESVMQDMRRQALPRGVYLMRGQTAGRTAATRVVCLP; encoded by the coding sequence ATGTCCCAAAAATTCCATCCTTCAAAATTCTCCATTGTCCTGGCAGCATCTGTCCTGACCGCTTTTTGTTTAGTCATAAACATTCATGAACTTTCCGCCGCATCGACAGATCCTGTTCCGCCGCGTTTTTTCGGCCTGCATGGCATGGGGTTTGGGTCCAATGGAATTCCAACGCCGTCCAAGCCCTACGGTTTATTGAGAACGTGGGACCACTGGGGATGCGGCGACATCAGCTGGGCAGGATGCGAGCCGTCGCGGGGAACTTTCAGCTGGAATGCCATGGACAAGCTCGTGGATTCTCTCAAAGACAAGAACGTCGACATTCTCTACTGCTTCGGCGGGACGCCGTCGTGGGCGGCGGCCAGTCACACCGCTCCCCCGACGAACATCCAGGATTGGGACGACTTCGTAACTGCATTTGTAAACCGCTACCATGCGAGCATCAAATTTCTGGAGTGCTGGAACGAGTCAATGGCCGGGGAGGGGTTTTATACCGGCACCATTGCCCAGCTCGTGCAGCTTGCGCAGCACCTCTATACCGTTACGAAATCCGTTGATTCAACGGTCACGGTCCTGACGCCTGATGCGACCGGCGGCTCGTACAACATGTCGAAATTCTACGGTGATTACTTTACCGCCGGCGGAGGCGCCTATGCGGACGCTGTCGCGTTTCACGGCTATTGCTCAATGGCCGGCGCAGGCACGTACACGTATCCGGAAGAGATAATAGGCATCGTGGGGAACCTGAAGGCCGCGATGAGCGCCAACGGCCAGGGCTCGAAACAAATCTTTGACACCGAGGGAAATTGGGGTGATGATTCAAATATGCCCACTCATGATGATTGCGTGGCGTTCCTGGCCCGTCATTACCTTCTCCAATGGTCGCTGGGAGTGTCGAGCTATGCCTGGTATTGCTGGGACAATAATAACGGCGACTGGCAATGGGGGCAGCTGTGGACGCCGTCCGCCGGCCTCAACGCCGCTGGAATCGCGTATCAGCAATTATACAGCTGGATGGTCGGCGCCACGATGAGCCAGCCATACACAACGCAGGGCTCGGTTTTCACCTGCGGTTTCACACGGCCGGGCGGCTATAAAGCGATTGCGGTATGGGACACCAACAGGACTTCGACCTCGACGTTCACCGTTCCTAACGGTTATATCCAGTACCGGGACCTTGCAGGCGGCATTCACAGCCTAACCCAAACAACGGTTGCCATAGGGATAATACCCATTCTGCTTGAAAATCAGACCGCTGCATCCATCAACCAAAACAGACCAGAAGCGGCCTATGCCGCGCAGGGAGCAATGAAGCAACCTACAGCTCTTTACAACATGAGAGGTCAAATGCTCATCCGGCAGACGAGCGTGGAATCGGTCATGCAGGACATGCGCCGGCAGGCCCTGCCGCGAGGTGTCTATCTTATGCGCGGTCAAACGGCGGGCCGGACGGCTGCAACCCGTGTCGTGTGTCTGCCTTGA
- a CDS encoding TIGR02147 family protein produces MKSLTDYTDFRAYLSDWVENRKSQGLPGSNRWFSMKMGINSTSWLTSVLKGVKGLSKATANKLSLLLKHSPIESRYFETLVYFNQSKTLDDRNRHYRELVALQKLKDVRTVKPGQYDFYSTWYHSAVRSLIGMHSFGSGTKDFERLASLVTPPITASQARKSVKLLEQLDLITLNGKGVFELTSSAITTGENIRSLSVANFQRETMRLAQEALDRYPRDQRYIGTVTVGVSAAAFEQIRKVLMDANDKIAEIANADADANRVFQVNVQAFPMSKAGDRPAAAAQLENPDAKGAV; encoded by the coding sequence ATGAAATCTCTCACCGACTACACAGACTTCCGCGCTTATCTGAGCGATTGGGTGGAGAACAGGAAGTCCCAGGGCCTTCCAGGTTCCAACCGCTGGTTTTCCATGAAAATGGGCATCAACTCCACGTCATGGCTCACGTCGGTGCTCAAGGGCGTCAAGGGTCTGTCAAAGGCGACTGCGAACAAGCTTTCCCTGCTGCTGAAGCATTCTCCGATCGAGTCACGGTACTTCGAGACGCTTGTCTATTTCAACCAGTCCAAAACGCTTGATGACCGCAACCGCCATTACCGCGAACTCGTCGCCCTGCAGAAGCTCAAGGACGTGCGCACGGTGAAGCCGGGCCAATACGATTTCTATTCCACATGGTATCACAGCGCGGTCCGCTCCCTCATCGGCATGCATTCGTTCGGCAGTGGCACAAAGGATTTCGAGCGCCTCGCATCGCTGGTCACGCCTCCGATTACCGCTTCGCAAGCAAGGAAATCTGTTAAATTGCTCGAACAGCTCGATCTTATCACCCTGAACGGCAAGGGGGTATTCGAACTTACTTCATCCGCCATCACCACGGGTGAAAACATCCGCTCGCTTTCGGTTGCAAACTTTCAGCGGGAAACCATGCGCCTTGCGCAGGAGGCTCTGGACAGATACCCCCGCGACCAGCGGTATATCGGAACCGTCACCGTGGGAGTGAGCGCCGCGGCGTTCGAGCAGATTCGCAAGGTGCTCATGGATGCAAACGACAAGATTGCCGAAATCGCGAACGCGGACGCCGATGCGAACCGCGTATTTCAGGTGAACGTGCAGGCGTTTCCTATGTCGAAAGCGGGCGATCGTCCGGCCGCAGCGGCACAACTCGAAAATCCTGATGCAAAAGGGGCTGTATGA
- a CDS encoding carboxypeptidase-like regulatory domain-containing protein, producing MIRKAFLSVVAALLTLHAVFAQTLPPVKLAVISGTVMDDPYPMKRASMPIPGVRVRLWQQLAIVNPLSGAIISNPGQVLIDSTTTAASGTFALTPIAPGSYQVSFDNPAYVSRQIPVYAQSDTSLTVLLVAAGAHGRVAGTVWAACSGFLGMPCVLQPIARCTVTVSTSTLVPIVPVGLNQAISYPIIPVAYTAITDSLGRYAVDSIPLDVNGERVSVSTAVGGYVAQTIDTAVSNGVTTTVDFSLAKTTAGPRDTVYVTPQNPTAADSLHFTLYNANHCCGTIYRGNAVSVADTIIYLSYTYDDSLCPYIACFAAGSTTGFSSEPLAPGRYAIYKVESLYCPPGRMCPLFLLAPERVGSVTVSSAASVSRAPATFAAEKILGISGNSALVNLASGGRAVLRVFDVGGKLLAELHNGPLTAGLHRFAIGRTATASRMIMVSLTVNGKRYVVKTAAMVR from the coding sequence ATGATCAGAAAGGCATTTTTATCAGTCGTCGCAGCGTTATTGACGCTTCACGCTGTGTTTGCCCAGACCCTGCCGCCGGTGAAGCTGGCGGTGATAAGCGGCACGGTCATGGACGATCCGTACCCGATGAAGCGCGCTTCAATGCCGATACCCGGGGTCAGGGTCAGGTTGTGGCAGCAGCTTGCGATTGTAAATCCCCTGTCGGGCGCAATCATATCAAACCCCGGCCAGGTCCTTATCGACTCGACGACCACCGCCGCGTCCGGGACGTTTGCGCTTACACCCATCGCGCCGGGCTCGTACCAGGTCTCATTTGACAATCCCGCATACGTAAGCAGGCAGATCCCGGTGTACGCCCAGTCCGACACCTCGCTTACCGTGCTCCTGGTCGCCGCCGGCGCGCACGGCCGCGTTGCGGGAACGGTATGGGCGGCGTGCTCGGGTTTTCTCGGAATGCCGTGCGTCCTGCAGCCCATTGCCCGCTGCACCGTGACTGTCTCCACAAGCACTCTCGTGCCGATTGTGCCCGTCGGCCTCAACCAAGCCATCTCTTATCCAATTATTCCCGTGGCTTATACGGCGATCACCGACTCCCTCGGCCGCTATGCCGTTGACAGCATTCCGCTCGACGTGAACGGAGAACGTGTATCGGTTTCGACGGCCGTCGGCGGTTATGTCGCGCAGACCATCGACACGGCGGTCAGCAACGGCGTCACCACCACCGTTGATTTCTCCCTTGCAAAGACCACCGCGGGTCCGCGGGACACCGTTTATGTCACTCCGCAGAACCCGACCGCGGCCGATTCGCTGCACTTCACCCTGTACAATGCGAACCACTGCTGCGGGACGATTTACCGCGGCAACGCGGTCTCCGTCGCCGACACCATCATTTACCTTTCGTACACCTACGACGACTCGCTGTGCCCGTATATCGCCTGTTTTGCCGCCGGCTCGACCACGGGCTTTTCCAGCGAGCCGCTCGCCCCGGGCCGCTATGCAATTTACAAAGTGGAAAGCCTCTACTGCCCGCCGGGACGCATGTGCCCGCTGTTTCTGCTCGCGCCGGAGCGCGTGGGCAGCGTGACCGTGTCTTCCGCGGCCTCGGTGAGCCGGGCGCCCGCGACCTTTGCGGCGGAAAAAATCCTTGGAATTTCCGGTAACAGCGCCCTGGTGAATCTTGCGTCGGGCGGCCGGGCCGTGCTTCGCGTCTTCGACGTGGGTGGAAAACTGCTCGCCGAGCTTCATAATGGCCCTTTGACCGCCGGACTTCACCGGTTCGCAATCGGCAGGACCGCGACCGCTTCAAGGATGATCATGGTCAGCCTCACCGTCAACGGGAAAAGGTACGTGGTGAAAACCGCGGCGATGGTACGCTAA
- a CDS encoding T9SS type A sorting domain-containing protein, with protein MFQRFRPFNFSMAMAFSIQIAFYFALCVQEISAASTDPVPPRFFGMHSMAVIPAKPYGLFRTWDCYYSAGPYTGDHNWKDLEPSKGTYVWRALDDLVNALAPQGVDILYCFGKTPSWAAAQQTDPPANIQDWDDFVTAFVNRYHSSIKYLECWNESAPQEGFFTGTYVQLAQLAQHLYTITKSIDTSVKVLTPDATGGAYNMSQFYPAYFAAGGGAYADIVAFHGYPSMAGINVRTQAEEILSIVTALKAAMNSNGQGAKPIFDTECSWGNNGNQPTDDGKVAFLARHYLLQWSSGVSMSAWYCWDCVNWGDLLSSGTRSAAGIAYQQLFNWMVGATMTQPCTAQGSVYTCAFTRPGGYQALAVWDTNSAATSTFTVPNGCVQYRDLAGNSGTAGGTVTIGIKPILLENMNPAAVSQNWPKAARAAQAAEGDIAALYNMRGQMLIRQTSRESVMRDMRRQALPKGVYLMHVQTAGQTAANHVVCLP; from the coding sequence ATGTTTCAAAGATTCCGGCCTTTTAACTTCTCCATGGCCATGGCATTTTCCATCCAGATAGCTTTTTACTTTGCCTTGTGCGTTCAAGAGATCTCTGCCGCATCAACAGATCCTGTTCCCCCGCGTTTTTTCGGCATGCACAGCATGGCGGTAATACCCGCCAAGCCCTATGGTTTATTCAGAACGTGGGATTGCTATTATTCTGCCGGGCCGTACACCGGCGACCACAACTGGAAAGACCTGGAGCCTTCAAAGGGAACGTATGTCTGGAGAGCGCTTGACGACCTGGTGAATGCGCTCGCACCGCAGGGCGTGGATATTCTGTATTGCTTTGGCAAGACGCCTTCGTGGGCGGCCGCACAACAAACTGATCCTCCCGCAAACATCCAGGACTGGGACGATTTCGTCACTGCATTTGTAAACCGTTACCATTCGAGCATCAAGTATCTGGAGTGCTGGAACGAGTCCGCGCCGCAGGAAGGCTTTTTTACCGGGACATACGTGCAGCTCGCGCAACTTGCCCAGCATCTTTACACCATAACGAAATCAATCGATACGAGCGTCAAGGTTCTGACTCCGGACGCGACCGGCGGCGCGTACAACATGTCGCAGTTTTACCCGGCGTACTTCGCCGCCGGCGGCGGCGCGTACGCGGACATTGTCGCGTTTCACGGCTACCCCTCCATGGCCGGCATTAATGTGCGCACACAGGCGGAAGAAATCCTAAGCATCGTCACGGCGCTTAAGGCCGCGATGAATTCCAACGGCCAGGGCGCAAAACCGATCTTCGACACCGAATGCTCGTGGGGGAACAATGGGAATCAGCCCACCGATGACGGCAAGGTGGCTTTCTTGGCACGTCACTACCTGCTCCAATGGTCGTCGGGCGTATCGATGTCGGCGTGGTATTGCTGGGATTGCGTCAATTGGGGGGACCTGTTGAGTTCCGGCACCCGCAGCGCCGCGGGGATCGCGTATCAGCAATTATTCAATTGGATGGTCGGCGCGACAATGACCCAGCCATGTACGGCCCAGGGTTCGGTTTACACATGCGCCTTCACCCGTCCGGGCGGCTATCAGGCGCTTGCGGTGTGGGACACCAACAGCGCCGCGACCTCCACATTCACGGTTCCCAACGGCTGCGTCCAGTACCGCGACCTTGCCGGAAACTCCGGTACTGCGGGCGGAACGGTCACGATCGGAATAAAACCCATCCTGCTTGAAAACATGAACCCTGCCGCCGTCAGTCAAAACTGGCCAAAGGCGGCGCGCGCTGCGCAGGCTGCGGAAGGGGACATTGCTGCTCTTTACAACATGAGAGGTCAAATGCTCATTCGGCAGACAAGCAGGGAATCGGTCATGCGGGACATGCGCCGGCAAGCCCTTCCCAAAGGTGTTTATTTGATGCATGTCCAAACGGCGGGCCAGACGGCTGCGAACCATGTCGTATGTCTTCCTTGA